The Streptomyces sp. NBC_01298 genome contains the following window.
CGGGCGGACCGCGAGCGGGTCAGAAGTAGTAGCGCGACACCGACTGCGCCACGCACACGGGCTTCTCGCCTCCCTCGCGCTCGACGGTCACGGTGGCCGACACCTGGACGCCGCCGCCCGCCTCCACGACCTCGGTGATCAGCGCGGTCGCCCGGAGCCGCGAACCCACCGGCACCGGCGCGGGGAAACGCACCTTGTCGACCCCGTAGTTGATGCCCATCCGCATGCCCTCGACCCGCATGATCTGCGGCACCAGGCTCGGCAGCAGCGACAGCGTGAGGTAGCCGTGCGCGATCGTGGAACCGAAGGGTCCGGACGCCGCCCGCTCCGGGTCCACGTGGATCCACTGGTGGTCCCCGGTGGCGTCCGCGAAGAGGTCGATCCGCTTCTGGTCCACCTCCAGCCAGTCGCTCGGGCCGAGCGGTGCGCCGATCCCGGCGGTGAGCTCCTCGGCGGACGTGAAGATCCTCGGCTCGGACATACCCGTACCTCTCCCTGGCGAATAAGCGCTTGCTCAGCATGCTGGGGCCGTCATGGATCTGTCAACGACTGTCAGCGACTGTCGGTGCCGCCCCCGGCCCCGAACCCCGGCCCCGAATCCCGGCCCGGCCGATTACCCTCGGCGGTGTGCCGCAGATTCCCGAGAAGGTCCACGAACTCACCGTCGGCCAGCTGTCCGCCCGCAGCGGCGCGGCCGTCTCCGCCCTGCACTTCTACGAGGCCAAGGGCCTGATCAGTAGCAGCCGCACCTCCGGAAACCAGCGCCGCTACACCCGTGACGCGCTGCGCCGCGTGGCGTTCGTGCGGGCCGCCCAGCGCGTCGGCATCCCGCTCGCCAGCATCCGCGACGCACTCGCCCAGCTCCCCGAAGGCCGCACCCCCAACCGCGAGGACTGGGCCCGTCTTTCCGAGAGCTGGCGCGCCGAGCTCGATCACCGCATAGCCCAACTCAGCCGCCTGCGCGACCATTTGACCGACTGCATCGGCTGCGGATGCCTGTCGCTGGAGAACTGCGCGCTCTCCAACCCGGACGACGTCTTCGGTGAACGCCTCACCGGTTCCCGGCTGTTGTGACCTCCCTGGCGCGGGCCGCCGCCGCGACCAGCTCGGCGTTCGACCGCGCCATCCGCCCGTCCGGCAGGTGCAGCACGTCTCCTACGCCGATCCGCGCCCCGGTGCCGTACCGCGCGGCCAGCCGCACCGCGGGCCAGGCCGCCGCCTCCCGCCCGAACAGCAGCACCGGCACCGGCGGCAGCCGGCGCAGCAGCTCGGCGACCGGACCCGGGCCGGCGGAGCCCAGCTCGGCGACGAGCCGGACCCGCGCGGGATCCCGTACCGGCCAGCCGAGGAACCGCGCGGGCGGGCCGGGATCCCCGCCCACCGGGACCTCCGCGTCCACCGCCACCCCGCGCTCCAGCAGCGCCTCGGCGAGTTCCCGGGCTCCCGGCTCCGCGAACCGCACCACCGCCCGGTCGGGCAGCACCGTCCAGCTCCGCACCCGCGCCAGCCGCCCGGCCTGATCCGGCTCGGACCCCACGCTCACGGCCACGCTCACGGCCACACTCACGGGCACGCTCGCGGCCGCCCCCATGGCCGTGCCCACGGCCGTGCCCACGGCCGCTGAGGCCGCCGGCCCGCCGCCGGGCCCGGTACCGCCCGGCATCCGGGGCCCGCCTCCGAGCCCCGCCTCGCGCAGGGCCACCAGCAGCGGTCCGACCACCCGGGGCGAGAGGCTCTCGCGCCCGCACGGGGTGCGTGCGTGGACCAGCACCTCCCCGGCTCCGGCGGCCACCGCCGCCAGCGCGGCCTCCACCAGATCCTCGGGGCTCATGGGGACGGCCGCCCCGTCGGCGGCGCCCCGGGACCCGTTCAGCGACACCACCAGCGTCGGCACCGCTCCCACCGCGGCTCCGCCTCCCACTCCCGCCCCGCCTCCCACCCGGCTCACGCCGCCCCCGCCAGATCGGCCCCCCGCAGCGCCGTTTGCGCGAGCGCCGGTCTGGGCACCACGATTCCGCAGCCCGCGCACACCGGCCCGTCCCACGCCCATCCGGTGCCGGCCGGGCCGGCCGGCCCGCCGCCACCGCCGGCCGTGGCAGGACCCGACGCCCGTGCCGCGGCCTTCGCTGCCACCGCCGGAGGCACCCGCACCGGCCAGTGCAACTCCCGCGCCCCGCACACCGGACAGCCCGTCCCCGGCTCCGATTCCAGCGCCTCCACCAGCCGTCTCAACACCTCTCCCAGCGCCCCCTGCGGCCGTACGCCCGGATCGGCGCACCGCACCACCGCGTCCCCGCTGCCGCTCCAGGCCCACTCGGGCCGCCGCAGCCCGTCGTGCTTCTCGCGCCGCCGGCGCGCCGCGAACTGCCGTTCGTACGCCAGCCAGACCGCCCGCGCCTCCTCCAGCTCCTCCAGCGCGGCCACCAGCCGCGAGGGGTCCGCGGCCCGGTCCTCGGGGCCGATCCCGTGCCGGTCGCACAGGTGCCACCACGTCGCGCGGTGTCCGTACGGGGCGAACCGCTCCAGGCAGCGGCGCAGCGAATGGCGCCGCAGGGCCCTGTCGTTGCGCGTGTCCCGCACCTGATGGGCCAGACTCCGGAATCCCGCCATCACACCTTCACCTCCGCCGAGCGCCCAGCACCGGGCGCCGTGCCCGCCGCGCTGTGTTCCCCACAGGACCGGCGCCGTGTGCCCAACATGCCCGGCCTGGTGCGGGCGCATGCGGGGGCGGTCGAGGCGTACGGGTGGCACATGGCCGGAACTCAGCGCCCCATGCGCCCCGCGGCCACCACCAGCCGGGCCAGCTCCTCGTGGCAGATGTCGCTGTGCGCCCCCGAGGGGGCCCCGCCGCGCCGGACCACTGAGCCCGCGTCCACGCTCACGCAGCCCGTCGCGGGCAGGCCGCCCCGCAGCGCCGCGTCCAGGGTCAGCCGGGGGGTTCCCGGCACCCCGCGCACCCCGTCGTGCCCGATCGCGCCCCACCGCTCGTCGAAACCGAGCAGACCGGCCGAATCGCCGGCCATCCGGGAGGCCAGCGGATAGAACACCTTGAGGGAGGAGTCGTAGGGGGAGTGGCAGGCCGTGAGCGGCCCGTCGATCCTGTCCTGCAGTCCGCGCAGGGCGCCCCCGCGTCCCCGGTCGTGCGGCAGGCTGTCGGCGAACGCGTAGTGGGAGAAGGCCCCTTGGAGGACGGTCAGGGACTTCACGTTCCGCGCCCCGGACGGCAGCCCGCGCAGCGCGAAGGAGACCACCCGGCCGCCGAAGCTGTGGCCGATGAGGTGCACCCGCAGGGCCGGGCGGCGGCCGGCCAGCTCCGCCAGCAGCGGCCCGAGGCCGTGCTCGCCGACCACCCCGGCCCGGGCCTTCATCTGGTAGTACGTGGCCTGGCGCAGCACCTCCTTGGCACCGTTCCACAGCGTCCGCGCCCCGCCGGCCGAGGAGTCGGGGGAGTCCCCGGAGTCCCCGGGGAGCGTGGCGCCCGCCTCGGCCAGGGCCTCGGTGAACTCCCGGCACACCCGCAGGACGTCCCCACTGAGGAAGTCCGGAACCTCGCGCGGGGCGAAGGCCGCCGCGAGATCGTCGCCCGTGCCCACTCCGTCCACGCCGGCCAGCTCCCGTACGAGCGCGCCGAACTCGGTGAAGCCGCCGTCGTGCGTGGGCCGCTCCTCCAGCAGCTCGGCGATCCGGTCCAGCTCCGCCGCCCGGCCGGGCCAGAACGCGCCGAGGGCCCGCCGGGTCACCGGATCCAGGGCCGTACCGTGGCCCGGCTCACCGGCGATCCCCGCACCCGGGGCCCCGTCCCCGTCCCCGGCGCCGCCCACGGCTCCACGGGCGTCGAAGTCGGGTATCGGCTCGTCCGAGAACCGGATCGAGGGCCACACCACCCCCACGTACCCCAGCCGCACCCCGGTCCCCACCAGATCCGCGAAGGGGGCGTAGAACCGGTCGAAGAGCCGGATCGCGGTGGACCGGTCGGAGTTCCATCCGTGGGCGAAGACCAGCAGGTCCGTGGCCTCGATCCCGAAGATCGCCTCCCGCGCGCCCGGGCCCGCGTCGCCCTGCGCGTCGAAGGTCAGCTCCACGTACGGCCGGGCCCCGATCCCCGCCGCCGTCCCCGTAGCCGCCGCGGGCACCACCCCGCCGATGTGCACCATGACGTCCCCCTCCACGCCGTGTCCCTGTTCCGCAGCATCCTGCGGAACAGGCCGCCCGGCCAGCCCCCGCGCACCAGCCGGTTCACGGATACAGCAGGTACTCCTCCCGCACCGCCGCGAACCGCGCCAGCCCGGCCGCCCAGTCGCCCGCGACCTCCTCCACGCCCGCCCCCGCGTCCACCATCCGCCGGACCCGGTCCGAGCCCGTCAGCCGGTCGATCCACTGGTCGGAACGCCACGCGAAGCCGCTCCACACCCGCCGCGCGGTGACGAGCAGCCCGATCCCGGCCCTTACCGGATCGAAGGCCTCCCGGTCGTGGACGAGCAGCCGGACGCCGCCGCAGGTCTTCCCGGCGTACTTGGAGAAGGAAGGCGTGAAATAGGCCTCCCGGAACCAGACCCCGGGCAGCTCCAGCGCGTTCGCCGCCTCGGCCCACCGCCGGTCCACGCCCTCCGCGCCGACCAGCTCGAAGGGGGTGGTGGTACCGCGCCCCTCCGACAGGTTCGTCCCCTCGAACAGACAGGTCCCGGCGTACGCGAGGGCCGTGCCCGGTGTCGGCATGTTCGGGCTCGGCGGTACCCAGGGCAGCCCCGTCTCCTCGAAGAAGGACTCCCGCCGCCAGCCGGCCATCCGCACCACCTCCAGCCGCGGGGCGGCGCCGGCTCCCCGCAGGAACTCGCCCGCGAAGAGCCCGGCCAGCTCGCCCGCCGTCATCCCGTGCGCCAGCGCGATCGGCTCCCGGCCCACGAAGCTCGCGTACGGGCGCTGCAGGACGGGCCCGGCCGCCCGCCGGGCGCCGACCGGGTTGGGGCGGTCCAGCACCACCACCGCCTTGCCGGCGAGGGCGGCCGCGCGCATGCAGTCGTAGAGGGTCCAGATGTAGGTGTAGAAGCGGGCGCCGACGTCCTGGATGTCGAAGACGACCGTGTCGACTCCGGCCGCCGTGAAGACGTCCGCGAGCCGCTGCCCGCTCTTGTCGTACGTGTCGTATACGGGCAGCCCGGTCGCCGGATCCCGCCCGGCCCCCTCCGAACCGCCCGCCTGGGCCGTGCCCCGGAAGCCGTGCTCGGGGCCGAACACCGCGACCAGGTCGAAGTGTCCGTCGGCGGCGTCCGCGTGCAGGGCGTCGACCAGATGGCGGGCGTCCGCGGTGATCCCCGTCGGGTTGGTGACCACCCCGACCCGCTGCCCGGCCAGTACGGCGTACCCGTCCGCGGCGAGCCCCTCGAACCCGGTCCGCACCCGGCCGCCGGGCGCGCCCGGCACCTGCGTTCCCGGCACCTGCGCGTCCGGCACCTGCGTTCCCGGGGCTCCCGCCCCCAGGGCGCCCGCGGCGCCCGCCGCTCCGGCCAGACCCAGCAACCCGCGTCGCGACAGCGTCATCGCGCCAAAGTAGGGCTCCGCACCCTTCCGCCCGGACATACCGACTGGTTAGTCTGCCCGTGATCCGGTAGGCGTCAGCACGCCGTGCAGACGCCAAGGCACCACCAGACACGAAGGGCGGACCCTTGAATCCTCCCCGCCTTAAAGGGCGGGGATTCCTGGCTCACGTTGGCTGTGGACCTGCGGTCCGTCAGCTCTTACACGATCGGCACCAGCCGGGTTGAGACCAGCCCGGACCAGCATCACGTGTGCGGAGTTCTTGTCCCTGGGGGACACGGCTCCGCACGCGGTGCAGGTGTAGGTACGTTCTGAGAGAGGTAGTGCGTGCTTGGTTCTCGCTCCGCACTGTGCGCAATCCATAGTGGTGTGCGCGGGGTGGACAAGGTGCACGATGCGCCTGTGCTTGCGGGCCATGGCGATCAGCTCACGCTTGGTCGCGGAGATCGCGGCGTCGGCGGCCTTGCGGGCCATGGTGGATTTGGCGAGGAAGCGCGGCCGGAAGTCCTCCACCGCGAGGGCATCGTGGTCACGGACGACGGTCTTGGCCCACTTGCGGCCGGTGTCCTGGCGTTGTCGGGCCACCTTCTTGTGCAGCTTCGCCATCAGCTTCCTCGCCGCCCGGTAGCCCCTCGAACCAGGCTTGCCCTTCACGGGTTTCCGTCGGGCCATCATCCGCTGATAATGCGCGAGCCCGGCGGCGGCCTTCTTCCCGTGCTCGGCGTGCGGGAGATCGTGGGCGTCGCTGGTGGTGGTCGCGGTCTCTTTCAAGCCCCAGTCGATCCCGATCACCGCACCCGTCTCAGGAAGCGGCTGGGCTTCGGCGGGGACGACGAAGGAGGCGTACCAGTGGCCGAGGCCGTCGCGGTAGATCCGCACGGAGGACGGGTCCGCCGGGAGTTCGCGGGACCAGACCACGGTCAGGATGAGGCCGCCCGCGAGGTGCAGGCGGCCGTCCTTGATCCGGAAGCCGCGCCGGGTGTAGTTGAGTGTCGGGGCGGCCTTGGCCTTCTTCTTGTACTTGGGCATTCCCGCCCGCTGCCGCATCGGCAGCCGGGCCTTGATGTCCTTCAAGGCTTTGGCGCGGGACTTCCCGAAGTCGCGTACCAGCTGCTGTTGCGGAACGCTGCTGCCGTCGCCCAACCAGGTGTTGCGGCTGCGGGCTTCGGCCAGCATCTTGTCCAGCCGGGCCGGACCACACTTCTCGTCCTCGGCCTGGGCCTTCTTCGACCGAGCGGCGCATTCGTTCCAGACCCACCGGCACCGGTCCCACTCACCCAACAGCTTGGCGAGCGCGGTCGACGAAACGCGAAGCCGGTAGGTGAACCGGGCATGCCCGGTTTCTTCCGTCTCCTGAGATGTCGCCATGCGGTCAACCTAACCGAGCCCACTGACAACGCCAGAAAGCGCAGGTCACCACAGATGCGAAGAGAACTCCGGTCCTCCGCGCCCACGATGGCGGAACCCATGCCTCCCCGGGCTGAAGCCCGGGGCATCCTGGGAGGGATGAGGTGAACGCGTTCCAGGACCAGCGAGTCGTCGTCACCGGCGCGGGCGGCGGCATCGGCGCCGCCCTCGCCCACCGCTTCGCCGCCGAGGGGGCGACCGTCGCGGTCAACGACCTCGACCCCGCCAAGGCCGCCTCGGTCGCGGAGGCGATCGGCGCCCGCGCCGTCGCGGTGCCCGGCGACGCCTCCGCCGTGGCCGCGCGGGCGCGCGAGGCGCTCGGCGGCACCGTGGACGTCTACTGCGCCAACGCGGGCCTCGCCTCCGGCGGCGACGCCTTCGCCGACGAGGCCGTCTGGGAGGCGGCCTGGGACACCAACGTCATGGCCCACGTGCGCGCCGCCCGGCTGCTGCTGCCCGACTGGCTGGAGCGCGGGAGCGGCCGCTTCGTGTCCACCGTCTCGGCCGCCGGTCTGCTGACCATGATCGGAGCGGCCCCGTACAGTGTCACCAAGCACGGCGCGCTCGCCTTCGCGGAATGGCTCTCGCTGACCTACCGCCACCGCGGGCTCCAGGTCCACGCCATCTGCCCGCAGGGGGTCCGGACCGACATGCTCACCGCGGCCGGATCGGCGGGCGAGCTGGTCCTCGCGCCGACCGCGATCACACCGGAAGCGGTCGCGGACGCCCTGTTCGACGGCATGGAGAAGGGCCGGTTCTTGATCCTCCCGCACCCCGAGGTCGCGGACTTCCACGTGTCCCGGGCCACCGACCCGGACCGCTGGCTGAGCGGCATGAACCACCTCCAGCGCAAGTGGGAGACCCGGTGACCGCGGACACCACGCCCCCGGCAGGCACCACGCCCCCGGCAGGTACCACGCCCCCGGCAGGTACCACGCCCCCGGCGGACACCACGCCCCCGGCCCTCCCACCGGACCCGTCCGCCCCCGCCCGGCCCTCCCGCTACGCCGCCAAGCCCTGGCTCGGCCTGCTCAGCCCGGTCCAGCGGGCCCCGATCGCGCCCCCGCCCAGCGTGCTGCACGCCTTCCGGGCCGCCGTCGCCCGCGCCCCCGGCCACACCGCCCTCGCCTACTTCGACGGCCGCCTCACCTACGCCGAGACCGACGCCCTCTCCGACTCCCTCGCCGGCCACCTCGCCGCCCACGGCATCCGCCGCGGGGACCGGGTCGCGGTCATGCTGCAGAACACCCCGCACTTCGTGCTCGCCGTCCTGGCCGCCTGGAAGGCCGGGGCGGTCGTGGTCCCGCTCAACCCCATGTACAAGTCCGGCGAGGTCGGCCACATCCTGCGCGACTCCGGGGCCACCGCCCTGGTCTGCGAGGCCCGCGCCTGGTCCGCGTACCTGCGCGGGGCCGCGCGCGAGACCGCCGTGCGCACCGTCCTGACCGCCTGCGACCTGGACTTCCAGACCCGCGACGACGTACGGGTCCTCGCGCCGGGCCGCCCGGAGCAGCCGGACGACGCCGCCGACCTGCACACCGTGGCCCGCCGGGGCCGCCCCGCCCCGCCCGACCCGGACCTCACGGCCGCGGACACCGCCCTGATCAGCTACACCTCCGGCACCAGCGGCACCCCCAAGGGCGCCATGAACCCGCACGGCGCCCTCACCCACAACGCCGTCCGCCAGGTGACCGGCCACCCCCTCCCCGAAGGCGCCTCCTACTTCGCCCTCGCCCCGCTCTTCCACATCACCGGCATGGTGTGTGAACTCGCCGCCTGCTTCACCAACGCCGGCACCCTGGTCCTCGCCCACCGCTTCGACGCCGGAGCCGTCCTCGACGCCTTCCTCGAACACCGCCCCGCCTACACCGTGGGCCCGGCCACCGCCTTCATGGCGCTCGCCGCGCACCCCGGGGCCACCCCGGACCACTTCGCCTCGTTCCGGGTGCTCTCCTCGGGCGGCGCCCCGCTGCCGCCCGCCCTGGTCGAACGCCTCCGCGCCGCCTACGGCTTCTACCTGCGCAACGGCTACGGCCTCACCGAGTGCACCGCCCCCTGCGCCTCCGTACCCGTCCACCTCGAAGCCCCCGTGGACCCCGCCTCGGGCACCCTCTCCGTGGGCGTGCCCGGCGCCGACACCCTCGTACGGATCCTCGACGAGAGCGGCGCCGAGGTCCCCTTCGGCGAGACCGGTGAGATAGCCGTCCGCGGACCCCAGGTCGTCCCCGGCTACTGGGGCCTGCCCGCCGACACGGCCAAGGCCTTCCCGGACGGCGAACTGCGCACCGGAGACGTCGGGTTCATGGACCCGCGGGGCTGGCTCTACGTGGTCGACCGCAAGAAGGACATGATCAACGCCTCGGGTTTCAAGGTCTGGCCGCGCGAGGTGGAGGACGTGCTCTACACCCACCCCGCCGTGCGCGAAGCGGCCGTCGTCGGCATCCCGGACCCCTACCGCGGGGAGAGCGTGAAGGCCTACGTCAGCCTGCGCCCGGGGACGGAGGCGGACCCGGCCGAGCTGTCCGCGTACTGCGCCGAGCGCCTCGCCGCGTACAAATACCCGCGCCGGGTGGAGATCCTGCCTGTCCTTCCGAAGACGACCAGTGGCAAGATCCTGCGACGGGAACTACGCATGCGCGACCACGGCTGAAAACGGCCGGACCGCGTCCGCGCCGCGCCCCACACGCGAGCACCACGAAAGGGAGGCGACAGCCATGGCCGCCAAGACCACGACGGAGAACGTCGGGGCGCACGAGGCCCCGGTACCGCTCCGGCTCCTCGCCGTCGCGACCAGGCTGTTCGCCGAACGCGGCTACGACCGCACCTCTGTCCAGGAGATCGTCGAGGCGGCCGGGGTCACCAAGGGCGCGCTCTACCACTACTTCGGATCCAAGGACGACCTGCTGCACGAGGTGTACGCGCGCATGCTGCGGCTCCAGCAGCAGCGGCTCGACGTGGTGGCCGGTTCCGACGCCCCGGTGGAGGAGCGGCTGCGTGCCGCGGCCGCCGACGTGGTGGTCACCACGATCGAGAACCTGGACGACGCGGCGATCTTCTTCCGCTCCATGCACCAGCTGAGCCCGGAGAAGTTCAAGCAGGTCCGGTCGGAGCGCCGGCGCTACCACGAGCGCTTCCGCGCCCTGGTCGAGGAGGGGCAGGCCGCCGGGGTCTTCTCCGACGCCACCCCGGCCGACCTGGTGGTGGACTACCACTTCGGCTCCGTCCACCACCTGTCGACCTGGTACCGCGAGGACGGCCCGCTCACGCCGCAGCAGGTCGCCGATCACCTCGCGGACCTGCTGATGCGGGCGCTGCGCCCGTAGCGTGCGCGGGAGGGAGAGCGGGGTAGTCGTTGTACCCCTCCGGCCCCTGTACGTGCATCAGGAACTCGGAGCGGATCTCGTTGAGCGGGGCGTCCGTGCGCAGCCGCTCCACGAAGTCGGGGTTGGCGAGGAAGCCCCGGCCCAGCGAGACCAGGTCGGCGCCCTCGGCCAGGAGCCGTTCGGCGACGCCCTTGCCGCCGTCGGCCGCGAACTCCTCCCGGGAGAGCTGCTGGTTGGCGATCAGGGTGCCCCGCCAGGCCGTGCGGTGCTCCTTGATCCCGCGCGGCTGCCCGTGGGCGTAGAGGACGTGGAGATAGACCGGGCCGATCTCCGCCAGGGCCGCCAGCAGCGCCGGGTAGATCGCCTCGGTGTCACCCTCCTCGATGCCGTTGACGCCGACCCCGGGCGAGACGCGCACACCGACCCGCTCCCGGCCGATGGCCCCGGCGACGGCCCGGACCACCTCGACGGTGAACCGGATCCGGTTCTCCACCGGGCCGCCCCACCCGTCGGTCCGCAGGTTGGTGCCCCGCGCCAGGAACTGGTGGGGCAGGAACCCGTTGGCGGCGTGCACCTCCACCCCCGCGAACCCGGCCTCCACGGCATTGCGGGCCGCGGCGCGGAAGTCGGCGACGGCGGACCGGACGCCCCCGTCCGTCATCGCGCGCGGAACGGGGGCGTCCCGCAGCCCGCCGGGGGTCCGCAACTGCTCGGGGAGCCGTACGGCGGACGGCGCGAGCGGTACGTGACCGCTGGTGTCGGGGTGCCCGACCCGGCCGCCGTGTTCGAGCTGGAGGAACATCGCCGCGCCGCCGCCCCGGCCGTCGGCCCCCGCCCGCACCGCGTCGGTGACCCGGCGCCAGCCGGCGATCTGCTCCGGGGTGT
Protein-coding sequences here:
- a CDS encoding MaoC family dehydratase, which codes for MSEPRIFTSAEELTAGIGAPLGPSDWLEVDQKRIDLFADATGDHQWIHVDPERAASGPFGSTIAHGYLTLSLLPSLVPQIMRVEGMRMGINYGVDKVRFPAPVPVGSRLRATALITEVVEAGGGVQVSATVTVEREGGEKPVCVAQSVSRYYF
- the soxR gene encoding redox-sensitive transcriptional activator SoxR; the encoded protein is MPQIPEKVHELTVGQLSARSGAAVSALHFYEAKGLISSSRTSGNQRRYTRDALRRVAFVRAAQRVGIPLASIRDALAQLPEGRTPNREDWARLSESWRAELDHRIAQLSRLRDHLTDCIGCGCLSLENCALSNPDDVFGERLTGSRLL
- a CDS encoding 3-keto-5-aminohexanoate cleavage protein, which encodes MGAVPTLVVSLNGSRGAADGAAVPMSPEDLVEAALAAVAAGAGEVLVHARTPCGRESLSPRVVGPLLVALREAGLGGGPRMPGGTGPGGGPAASAAVGTAVGTAMGAAASVPVSVAVSVAVSVGSEPDQAGRLARVRSWTVLPDRAVVRFAEPGARELAEALLERGVAVDAEVPVGGDPGPPARFLGWPVRDPARVRLVAELGSAGPGPVAELLRRLPPVPVLLFGREAAAWPAVRLAARYGTGARIGVGDVLHLPDGRMARSNAELVAAAARAREVTTAGNR
- a CDS encoding serine-threonine protein kinase — its product is MEGDVMVHIGGVVPAAATGTAAGIGARPYVELTFDAQGDAGPGAREAIFGIEATDLLVFAHGWNSDRSTAIRLFDRFYAPFADLVGTGVRLGYVGVVWPSIRFSDEPIPDFDARGAVGGAGDGDGAPGAGIAGEPGHGTALDPVTRRALGAFWPGRAAELDRIAELLEERPTHDGGFTEFGALVRELAGVDGVGTGDDLAAAFAPREVPDFLSGDVLRVCREFTEALAEAGATLPGDSGDSPDSSAGGARTLWNGAKEVLRQATYYQMKARAGVVGEHGLGPLLAELAGRRPALRVHLIGHSFGGRVVSFALRGLPSGARNVKSLTVLQGAFSHYAFADSLPHDRGRGGALRGLQDRIDGPLTACHSPYDSSLKVFYPLASRMAGDSAGLLGFDERWGAIGHDGVRGVPGTPRLTLDAALRGGLPATGCVSVDAGSVVRRGGAPSGAHSDICHEELARLVVAAGRMGR
- a CDS encoding exo-beta-N-acetylmuramidase NamZ family protein; this encodes MTLSRRGLLGLAGAAGAAGALGAGAPGTQVPDAQVPGTQVPGAPGGRVRTGFEGLAADGYAVLAGQRVGVVTNPTGITADARHLVDALHADAADGHFDLVAVFGPEHGFRGTAQAGGSEGAGRDPATGLPVYDTYDKSGQRLADVFTAAGVDTVVFDIQDVGARFYTYIWTLYDCMRAAALAGKAVVVLDRPNPVGARRAAGPVLQRPYASFVGREPIALAHGMTAGELAGLFAGEFLRGAGAAPRLEVVRMAGWRRESFFEETGLPWVPPSPNMPTPGTALAYAGTCLFEGTNLSEGRGTTTPFELVGAEGVDRRWAEAANALELPGVWFREAYFTPSFSKYAGKTCGGVRLLVHDREAFDPVRAGIGLLVTARRVWSGFAWRSDQWIDRLTGSDRVRRMVDAGAGVEEVAGDWAAGLARFAAVREEYLLYP
- a CDS encoding RNA-guided endonuclease InsQ/TnpB family protein, whose amino-acid sequence is MATSQETEETGHARFTYRLRVSSTALAKLLGEWDRCRWVWNECAARSKKAQAEDEKCGPARLDKMLAEARSRNTWLGDGSSVPQQQLVRDFGKSRAKALKDIKARLPMRQRAGMPKYKKKAKAAPTLNYTRRGFRIKDGRLHLAGGLILTVVWSRELPADPSSVRIYRDGLGHWYASFVVPAEAQPLPETGAVIGIDWGLKETATTTSDAHDLPHAEHGKKAAAGLAHYQRMMARRKPVKGKPGSRGYRAARKLMAKLHKKVARQRQDTGRKWAKTVVRDHDALAVEDFRPRFLAKSTMARKAADAAISATKRELIAMARKHRRIVHLVHPAHTTMDCAQCGARTKHALPLSERTYTCTACGAVSPRDKNSAHVMLVRAGLNPAGADRVRADGPQVHSQREPGIPAL
- a CDS encoding SDR family oxidoreductase → MNAFQDQRVVVTGAGGGIGAALAHRFAAEGATVAVNDLDPAKAASVAEAIGARAVAVPGDASAVAARAREALGGTVDVYCANAGLASGGDAFADEAVWEAAWDTNVMAHVRAARLLLPDWLERGSGRFVSTVSAAGLLTMIGAAPYSVTKHGALAFAEWLSLTYRHRGLQVHAICPQGVRTDMLTAAGSAGELVLAPTAITPEAVADALFDGMEKGRFLILPHPEVADFHVSRATDPDRWLSGMNHLQRKWETR
- a CDS encoding class I adenylate-forming enzyme family protein; its protein translation is MLSPVQRAPIAPPPSVLHAFRAAVARAPGHTALAYFDGRLTYAETDALSDSLAGHLAAHGIRRGDRVAVMLQNTPHFVLAVLAAWKAGAVVVPLNPMYKSGEVGHILRDSGATALVCEARAWSAYLRGAARETAVRTVLTACDLDFQTRDDVRVLAPGRPEQPDDAADLHTVARRGRPAPPDPDLTAADTALISYTSGTSGTPKGAMNPHGALTHNAVRQVTGHPLPEGASYFALAPLFHITGMVCELAACFTNAGTLVLAHRFDAGAVLDAFLEHRPAYTVGPATAFMALAAHPGATPDHFASFRVLSSGGAPLPPALVERLRAAYGFYLRNGYGLTECTAPCASVPVHLEAPVDPASGTLSVGVPGADTLVRILDESGAEVPFGETGEIAVRGPQVVPGYWGLPADTAKAFPDGELRTGDVGFMDPRGWLYVVDRKKDMINASGFKVWPREVEDVLYTHPAVREAAVVGIPDPYRGESVKAYVSLRPGTEADPAELSAYCAERLAAYKYPRRVEILPVLPKTTSGKILRRELRMRDHG
- a CDS encoding TetR/AcrR family transcriptional regulator, giving the protein MAAKTTTENVGAHEAPVPLRLLAVATRLFAERGYDRTSVQEIVEAAGVTKGALYHYFGSKDDLLHEVYARMLRLQQQRLDVVAGSDAPVEERLRAAAADVVVTTIENLDDAAIFFRSMHQLSPEKFKQVRSERRRYHERFRALVEEGQAAGVFSDATPADLVVDYHFGSVHHLSTWYREDGPLTPQQVADHLADLLMRALRP
- a CDS encoding alkene reductase translates to MTHTQQDLPPVSRLFEPAALGGLELPNRLVMAPLTRNRAGADGVPGELMAVHYAQRATAGLIIAEGTAPSAVGQAYPNIPGIHTPEQIAGWRRVTDAVRAGADGRGGGAAMFLQLEHGGRVGHPDTSGHVPLAPSAVRLPEQLRTPGGLRDAPVPRAMTDGGVRSAVADFRAAARNAVEAGFAGVEVHAANGFLPHQFLARGTNLRTDGWGGPVENRIRFTVEVVRAVAGAIGRERVGVRVSPGVGVNGIEEGDTEAIYPALLAALAEIGPVYLHVLYAHGQPRGIKEHRTAWRGTLIANQQLSREEFAADGGKGVAERLLAEGADLVSLGRGFLANPDFVERLRTDAPLNEIRSEFLMHVQGPEGYNDYPALPPAHATGAAPASAGPRGDRRPAAA